Proteins encoded within one genomic window of Mycolicibacterium aubagnense:
- a CDS encoding SDR family oxidoreductase translates to MAESRTVVITGASRGLGFASAVRLYRDGWRVVAAMRTPDAGMPRLREATGALDDDPRLIGVPLDLQDRASIAAAAELIEDAVGAPHALVHNAGISAAGMVEETPIELWDQMLATHVTGPVLLTKALLPAMRAAGQGRIVVISSQGGVRGMPAIAAYSAAKGALERWAESLAGEVAPFGLGVTVLVTGTFDTDIITDAGTTDLRDFDGPYAPHHRNIDKRGRAAMRLAQSPERFARGLAAALEDGGPFTKHPVGLDARMLLLSNKVLPTAGLHQMVRIAMGLPRQGRLRPGAIHLTAGQRAMVLAARIVPTAVLQRVAAVGMRLSSTRNTSESGDHV, encoded by the coding sequence ATGGCTGAGTCACGCACGGTCGTCATCACCGGCGCATCCCGGGGGCTGGGCTTCGCCTCCGCGGTGCGCCTCTATCGGGATGGCTGGCGGGTGGTCGCCGCGATGCGGACCCCGGACGCGGGAATGCCACGGCTGCGCGAGGCCACCGGTGCACTCGACGACGACCCGCGCCTGATCGGCGTGCCCCTCGATCTACAGGACCGGGCGTCGATCGCCGCGGCGGCCGAACTCATCGAGGATGCCGTGGGCGCCCCGCATGCGTTGGTGCACAACGCGGGAATCTCGGCGGCCGGGATGGTGGAGGAGACGCCCATCGAGTTGTGGGACCAGATGCTCGCCACCCACGTGACGGGTCCGGTACTGCTCACGAAGGCGCTGCTGCCGGCGATGCGGGCAGCCGGTCAGGGCCGGATCGTGGTGATCTCCAGCCAGGGTGGGGTCCGCGGAATGCCCGCCATCGCAGCGTATTCCGCCGCGAAAGGTGCCCTCGAACGCTGGGCGGAGTCCCTGGCCGGTGAGGTCGCCCCGTTCGGACTGGGCGTCACCGTTCTGGTCACCGGCACGTTCGACACCGACATCATCACCGACGCCGGGACCACGGACCTCCGAGATTTCGACGGCCCATATGCCCCGCACCACCGCAACATCGACAAGCGGGGCCGCGCGGCGATGCGGTTGGCGCAGTCACCCGAACGGTTTGCCCGTGGCCTGGCCGCGGCGCTGGAGGACGGCGGACCGTTCACCAAGCACCCGGTCGGCCTCGACGCGCGAATGCTGTTGCTATCGAACAAGGTGCTGCCGACGGCGGGCCTGCATCAGATGGTGCGGATCGCGATGGGCTTGCCGCGTCAGGGCAGACTGCGGCCGGGCGCGATCCACTTGACGGCCGGGCAGCGGGCCATGGTGCTGGCTGCCCGCATCGTGCCGACCGCCGTTCTGCAACGCGTCGCCGCTGTGGGGATGCGCCTTTCGTCCACCAGAAACACCTCCGAGAGCGGGGATCATGTCTGA